The Sparus aurata chromosome 14, fSpaAur1.1, whole genome shotgun sequence region TGATAGGTGGCAGCCCGTAATTGTGCAGCCGAGAGTTCGGATTAGTTTCGATAGAACTGTCGTCGGTGTCTTCGTCATCCTCACAAATGTATTCTCTGCTGCAGCCGTCTTCTTGCTTAAAGGCTTCTGTTCTGATTATATCTGACTGATTTTTTGATGATCTTTAGATCCCATCAAAGTCTGTTTAGATGCAAGCGCAGAGAGGATAGTGTCCGAGGTGTAGGTAAATTCACCTGAGAAACAAATAAGATTAATTTTAGAGGtcaaattcaatttaaaagtCTTCACTTATTGTATTTCTTTCCCCCATAACATGGATTTTCACCCACTTATTGTTTAACTTTGCAACAGAACACTTTTTAACCGCATTCCCAGTTCAGCTGAGCACAATTGGCAAAAGCGCATTTCAATATGAACATCAATTACAAAGTTTTCAAGTTGCAGTGTGCTTTGACTGTAACTGGGCAAAATAATATGCCAAATGCTAACAGATTTTTACCTTTCGTCATCTTATGCCGCTCCCATTGGTGCTGGAATATCCACTTCAGATCTTCAGGGTTGAAGACAAACTACTCAAGCTTATGGTCAAGAGGTCAAACATGGAGGAAACCTGGAAAAGAAGAGTAGGTGGATTTTAAACACACATTACCTAGAAATAATTCCTAAGCCAGTATTTGGGGGTCAAGTGGATGCTGCATACCTGTTAAAAACTTGGTACTGGGAGGAACTCTTCCAGTTGGCTGAAGAATTCCCACACCAGGATCTGCAGCAATGTATCATAATGGGCTCCATACTGCAGTGAGAAGACCTCCTTTGAcaggaaaaatatatatcacCAAATAAACTAATACTtttacagacaaacacacaaggtagatttaaaaaaaaaaaaaaaaaaaaatgttggcgtAAAACTCACCCTGAaatattttttctctcagattCGTCCGTCAGTAATGTTTGAACGAGCTTCATAAAGGCTGATTTCAAAactccacctctccctcttGATCCTATCATGAAAAGCCCAGGAGAAGTTTCTTTAAAAGCCTaaatcctcagtttgcttttcaaatgtctcttttattttaaaaatagctcAATAGCTTCATTGTTTCCGTTATGTAATAAGGACAAGGAAATTATCTCTTTCTCTTGCAGACAGCCAGACAGACTGAACAATGCCCACCTCTTCATGAAGGCTGTTTGTTGTCCTCTCTTGGAAACTGTTGAGATGATCCTCGATAGCGTTTAAGTCAACTAAGtcaaatttcaaaataagaccaaCTAGACAAAAACCATCCAAGTAGTCTTCGTGATCACATTCACTCACCCGAGCTCTCAGTCCCAGGATCAGCTGAGTCTTCTCTTTGTAGTTCAGAAGCTCCGGGACAATCTCTGTCACCATTGTGGCTCTACAATAACAGTATATGCAAGcactaaaacaaaataatacttATTTGACAAAACTATATAGAGTGCACAACAATTTAGTCATCACGCAGCAGCATCTCTGTAACGTTTCTGacacattaaagcatgtaattTACTGTATTAACTACAGTAAATTACATGctgtagggctgcaactgatgtttattttcatagaCTATTATTGAGACCATTACTTTCTCAATTAACCAATTAACCAATAACTCTATTAAACGTCAGAAAGTCAGGACGTACAaccaatgtaattttcaatagCTTTCACATTGCTTGTTTTAGCTGCCCTGCAGCTAAAAGCCACGGTAGTTGATTTGCAGTGatataaaactgaaaaagcagcaaatccccATATCTGAGAGGActgaatcagtgtttttactgCATTATTGACTTTAATGATGATCAAAATACAGTAGTTGCAGGCTGGTTTCCATTCCTGTATCTTCCTGGGCAGCAGGGGGCGCTTTAGTGCGACAACCCGCGCAGCTACAATTTAAACTTATAGCAATGAAGAATATTAATTTCGCCGTACATTTCGACTTTACTGAGGCCAAGTAGAATTACCAAGAACTGTTTCACgttacaaaatgcaaaatattctCGCTCTCAGAAACGTAGTTGCACGTATAACATTAGCCAGTGTTAATACAGACCTGCAGGACTTGTTGCCGTTTCGAGAGCGCGTCAGTTAGCTTTGCTTAGCTTAGCTAACTGTTAGAGCCAGTTTATTTAGCGTGTAGTGGAGTTGAGAGCTTGGCAGTCAACTTGTACGTTTTAATCATAAAACTGCCCATATAACTCCCAAATGCTCTGAAGATAATGGAGTCCAGAGCCATTAGTTTGCGTTTAAAGGGGGAAAGAAATTACTCGTTAACTAGCACTTCCGGTTCCCAGTTTTCAAAGTAAGAGGTCAACTCAGCTTGTTTTCTTGTCTTGAAAAGGATGGAAAATGAGGTAATGCTTGCTTACATTTTGTCACACACaacttttatatttttacatgcatttatgtgtgtataCACACCGACCGAATGAGTGACAAGTTAAAGAATAGAAGGGAATGCAGTTTCAAGATGACTGTTGATTGACCCTGctgtggagggggaagagaacAGAGGTGCAGGTCGAAGGGGGGCTGAGATGGTGTTGAGTTGTTTCCACCAATAACCACTTTTTTAGTAAAACtcataaaagaaagaaagaaagaaaaaaacagatagtACTTTCTACGACCTAGTATGCATATTTAacttaaatattttaatgaattttcATAATTTGCTTTTGAAATTGGGTCATTCTGTAGAACAAGTACTTGGTATGTTGAGTGTTTAGCTGTTTATGTAATTTTACTCTAATCCAGAACATTTGCTCACTTGTCATAGAGTATGAAATTACAATATTCTCAATTTACTTACGTAAAATATCTGAATTCTACTTTCACCACAGTATAGATGTCTGTACACACAAACCACTGCTTAAACTGGTCACACCTTTACAACATAGATGGCCAACTGTGCCATCTAGTGTTGTAAAATCTGAATTGCTGGGTTGTTTCAGTCTCCATCAGCCAACCAGGAAAACGTGTGTACTGTGATCTAACTGAGGATAAAAGtcattaaaactgaacattatcTGCAGATATCACAAGCACTCAAGtctgttaataataataataataataataataattagacaCACAATTAAGAAAACCCCACATGTTTAATGGACCGTACCTCCCTTCTCATTTAAAGCAGAAGCGAGGAGCAACCGAAACTTGTTTTTTCTCAAGAAGCCAATTAACATAGGATGGAAGACCGTCAATGATGACAACTAAACAATGATTATTATGTTTATACACCATATATCACACCATATGCAGTCCTTTAACTTTCGcggaaaaatacaacaaaactatTAGAAAACAATGTGCTAATGCATTAATTATACAGaatttttaaacaaaagtttACCACTAGAGTTTGTCAAAAAAAGGCAAGTCTTATTGGAGACCTGAAGAGATGAACAATCCTAAACACTACCCAAAAGGTGGACTTTGTCAGTACTCTGGCTGACCTGTGAATACAAGTCTGTGATTCATCATTTACGTGCCAAACCAAGAACAGCAATCACTATTTTTTGTGGACTCGGAGATGTATTTTCATGTTGGATTTCTCAGCAAACGTCTTGTGGCATGTTAAACACTTGAACGGTTTCTCCCCCGTGTGTGTCCGAATGTGTTTCTTCAGTCCTGAGCCACAGTGGAACGATTTGGCACACTCGGAGCAAGAATACGGCCTCTCTCCAGTGTGGAACCTCCGGTGTCTTCTCATTCTTTCGCATGTGGTGAAACGATTTCCGCAGACGTCACACTGATAAGGCCGCTCCCCTGTGTGAGTCCTTGAATGCACCAGCAAGGCCCCTGAGCTTGGATAGGACATACCACATGTGCTGCACAGGTATGGTTTCTCTTTCTTATGCACCCTGAGGTGCACAGTGTATGTATACGACTGTATGAATGTCTTGTTGCAAAAAGAACATACATATGGGCGCTCACCGGTGTGAATGCGCTCGTGGGACCTCAGGACAGAACTCGTCATGAACCTCTTGTCGCAGTACGTGCAGGCATACGGCCTCTCTCCGCTGTGACTTCGCATATGATTTTTGACTATAGTCCGAGAACTGAATTTCTTATCACAAACTTTGCAAGTGAAGGGCATGATTTTAACGCTAGAGTGAACACGGTAATGCCGCTTCAGGTCATTTCGCCGTTTAAATGGCCTCTGGCACTGAGTGCACTTGAACAGCCGCACAGAGGAGTGAGCATCGTGATGGTTATTCGGGAGGGAGGAACGGGACGCAGAAGTCTTTTCACTTTCCAGCTCCGTCTTCACGGTGACGTCGGCTCTGCCTCCTGACAACGACTGGTTCACGCTCTTTTCTGATGCCTCCTTGTTTCGACTCAGATCCAGATGTTCCTTGTTTCGACTCAGATCCAGATGTTCCTTCGCTCCTTCCACTGAGCTTCGCGAGCGCCTGTGGGGCTGGAAGGCGGTTTCACCAACTGTTTCTGCAAACAGGAAACAATGTAAGTAAGAATAAGTGAATGCGCTCAACAGAACCTTTGTGACAAGCGAAGATTTGGTCCCAGCACGACTTCAGAGAACAAGTGCATGCCTGAATCCTGCCCGAGCAAACCAGATGCAGAGTAACTAGCTCACCTTTAGGTTATATTCAGACCAAATCCTACAGTGCTGCAAAAAATGCAGGTCTtccaattaatttttttttggtctgaATGTACCCCTCAAGTTTACACGCTCGCATTAGATTGAGAATATTggattttttcagattttcagatATTGTGTGAAATATAAGGGATGCTCACCATCATCACctgcagcatcagcatcatCGTAACATGAAGAGGACGTGAGAGGTGACAGCCCGTACTCGTTCAGCCGAGAGTTTAGATTCGCTTCAGTCGAACTGTCGTCGGTctcttcatcatcctcacaAGTGTTTTCACCGCTACAGCTGTCTTCTTGCTTCATAGTCTTCTGTCCTAACTTTATCTGGATGATTTTCTGATCAGCGAAATCTTCAGATGTCACCAAAGTCTGTTTAGACGCAAGCGCGGAGAGGATGGTGTCCGACATTAAGGTGAATTCACCTGAGGAAACAGAGAAGATTCATGTTAGAGGTGATATTCTATGTTAAAGGCAGTAAAGTGGGGCTGGTTGTCAAGCAGGAATACAATTTATTACAAGTTGGATATAAGATGGTGAGCAGAGATTGGCAAAACCAAATTGTATTAGTGAACAAAAGTGTTTGAGTGAGAAATACATCTGAAAAGAATCTCACTTTTAGCCAGCTTGTGCCGCTCCTGTTGGTGCTGGAAAATCCTCTTCAAGTCTTCAGGGTCGTAGGCGAACTGCTCAAACTCTTGGTCAAGGGATGAAATGTCAAACATGGAGGAGACCTGGAAAAGCAGGCAGAATTCAAACACAAGACGATAAATTTGCAAAGACTCTAAACTCTggctgcttctttcacaatcaTTCTTTACTACGCTGGTCTACCTTTAATGCAGTGATGCTGAAGAAAAAGTCCTTTCAGCCCCTGTTCTGTGATAGCAGCCATTACAATAGATAGTAAAAAACAGCAGTAGCTATTTACCTAGAAATAATTCATCAGCCAGCATTTGGGGATCAAGTGGATGCTGTATACCTGTGAAAAGCTTGGTACTGGGAGGAACTCTTCCAGTCGGCTGAAGAATTCCCACACCAGGATCTGCAGCGATGTATCAAAGCGGGCTCCATACTGTACTGAGAAGACCTCCTTTGAcaggaaaaataataaacatataaaTCAGTTCCAAGACAGACATACAAGGTAAATGCGTATATAAACGGCAACCCTTGTGTTGGGGTAAAACTCAccttgaaatatttatttttctcagatTCGTTCGTCAGCAGCGTCTGAACAAGCTCCATAAAGGCTGACTTTGAAAACTCCACCTCTCCATCTTGATCCTGTCATGAAGCCCAGGAGAAGATTATTTACATGCACTTATCTTCAGTATTCCATACAAATGTTTctcatatttgaaaaaaaacagtttaagaATTTCTGCAACTACATCTGACGGTAATATAAAAGTGACAACATTTAATATGCATATCAAAATGATCTCT contains the following coding sequences:
- the LOC115595445 gene encoding zinc finger protein 157-like, with translation MDSAQRRVAAQVRLHKHLYDSSMREHKDSEMIANSWREIADNLGEEEAFCRRLWKNIRDRYVKAKKRSHMKCSVLGGVAPPILLELGWLAQFTRHRDTDRFDYEDDGAVRTKVPRASQEISNQSNQDEPKPSQDVRVPRSSLHLVVPPLRLMSACMWQVAKERNVDHYDKLADFVAMVTDSVPELLNYKQKIQLILGLRARLILEDLKRNDKVDYETIQDHLDNFQEWTTKDMHKEDQDGEVEFSKSAFMELVQTLLTNESEKNKYFKEVFSVQYGARFDTSLQILVWEFFSRLEEFLPVPSFSQVSSMFDISSLDQEFEQFAYDPEDLKRIFQHQQERHKLAKSEFTLMSDTILSALASKQTLVTSEDFADQKIIQIKLGQKTMKQEDSCSGENTCEDDEETDDSSTEANLNSRLNEYGLSPLTSSSCYDDADAAGDDETVGETAFQPHRRSRSSVEGAKEHLDLSRNKEHLDLSRNKEASEKSVNQSLSGGRADVTVKTELESEKTSASRSSLPNNHHDAHSSVRLFKCTQCQRPFKRRNDLKRHYRVHSSVKIMPFTCKVCDKKFSSRTIVKNHMRSHSGERPYACTYCDKRFMTSSVLRSHERIHTGERPYVCSFCNKTFIQSYTYTVHLRVHKKEKPYLCSTCGMSYPSSGALLVHSRTHTGERPYQCDVCGNRFTTCERMRRHRRFHTGERPYSCSECAKSFHCGSGLKKHIRTHTGEKPFKCLTCHKTFAEKSNMKIHLRVHKK